In Cellvibrio polysaccharolyticus, a genomic segment contains:
- the minD gene encoding septum site-determining protein MinD, with protein sequence MARIIVVTSGKGGVGKTTSSAAISTGLAQRGHKTVVIDFDVGLRNLDLIMGCERRVVYDFVNVIKGEATLSQTLIKDKRTEGLFILPASQTRDKDALTPEGVEAVLNELAKDFEYIVCDSPAGIEKGAQMALYFADIAVVVTNPEVSSVRDSDRILGILQSKSRRAERGEDAIKEHLLLTRYNPDRVEKGEMLSVADVEEILAIPLLGVIPESEAVLKASNQGQPVILDAETQAGQAYSDAVDRLLGKDIPHRFLEVQKKSFLQRLLGGK encoded by the coding sequence TTGGCCAGGATAATCGTTGTTACGTCTGGAAAGGGCGGTGTAGGTAAAACCACGAGCAGCGCTGCAATCAGTACCGGCCTGGCTCAGCGTGGACACAAAACCGTGGTTATCGATTTTGATGTCGGCCTGAGAAATCTTGATTTGATCATGGGCTGTGAACGCCGAGTGGTCTATGATTTTGTTAATGTCATTAAAGGTGAAGCGACCCTCAGCCAAACCCTGATTAAAGATAAACGTACCGAAGGCTTGTTCATTCTGCCAGCCTCGCAAACCCGTGATAAAGATGCGCTTACACCGGAAGGTGTTGAAGCGGTACTGAACGAGCTTGCCAAAGATTTTGAATATATCGTTTGCGACTCACCGGCCGGTATTGAAAAAGGTGCGCAAATGGCTCTTTATTTTGCCGACATCGCGGTAGTGGTAACCAACCCGGAAGTTTCCTCGGTGCGTGACTCGGATCGTATTCTGGGTATTTTGCAAAGCAAATCCCGTCGCGCTGAACGCGGTGAGGATGCGATCAAGGAACATCTGTTGTTGACTCGTTACAATCCGGACCGGGTCGAGAAAGGTGAAATGCTCAGCGTTGCTGATGTAGAAGAAATTCTGGCAATTCCGCTACTGGGTGTCATACCGGAATCCGAAGCGGTGCTGAAGGCCTCCAACCAGGGGCAGCCGGTTATTCTGGATGCAGAAACCCAGGCGGGGCAAGCTTACAGTGATGCTGTGGATCGTTTGCTGGGCAAGGATATTCCTCACCGTTTTCTCGAAGTGCAAAAGAAAAGTTTTCTCCAGCGTCTGTTGGGAGGTAAATAG
- the ribD gene encoding bifunctional diaminohydroxyphosphoribosylaminopyrimidine deaminase/5-amino-6-(5-phosphoribosylamino)uracil reductase RibD, translated as MAQALRLAERGWLTTMPNPRVGCVLVRDGDVIAQGWHYRAGEAHAEVHALRQAGEQARGATAYVTLEPCSHTGKTGPCCEALVAAGVARVVFAMEDPNPSVAGRGIEHLRQAGIAVSGPLLEDDARALNPGFLKRMERGLPWVRCKLAMSLDGRTAMADGRSKWVTSRKSREDVQQLRAASCAIISGIDTVLLDNAALTVRAADLRVDNAMDAAEKQPLRVVLDSRLRLTRDAEILRQATPIWLVHNGEPDNAQRLHDWPAHVQVIALPAADGRIDLLALLKALAQQQCNEVLVEAGATLAGSFLRRGLLDEVIVYMAPKLLGSSARPLFDLPLDTMSAALPLKIRDIRAVGEDWRITAVPDMEH; from the coding sequence ATGGCGCAAGCCTTGCGGTTGGCCGAGCGCGGTTGGTTAACCACCATGCCGAACCCGCGGGTTGGTTGTGTGCTGGTGCGCGATGGCGACGTCATCGCGCAAGGGTGGCACTACCGTGCCGGTGAGGCCCACGCCGAAGTGCACGCTTTGCGTCAGGCCGGAGAGCAAGCTCGCGGTGCTACCGCTTATGTCACGTTGGAGCCTTGTAGTCATACCGGCAAAACCGGCCCCTGTTGCGAAGCGCTGGTCGCTGCTGGCGTTGCCCGTGTGGTTTTCGCTATGGAAGATCCCAACCCTTCTGTGGCTGGCCGTGGTATCGAGCATTTGCGCCAGGCCGGTATCGCCGTCAGTGGCCCTTTGCTGGAAGACGATGCCCGGGCGCTCAACCCCGGTTTTCTAAAACGTATGGAACGCGGCTTGCCCTGGGTGCGTTGCAAGCTGGCAATGAGCCTGGATGGACGCACAGCCATGGCTGACGGCCGTTCCAAATGGGTCACCAGCCGCAAATCCCGTGAAGATGTACAGCAGTTGCGCGCAGCTTCCTGTGCCATCATCAGCGGTATCGACACGGTGCTGCTGGATAATGCCGCGCTCACGGTTCGCGCTGCGGATTTGCGTGTAGACAATGCAATGGATGCTGCAGAGAAACAACCCTTGCGGGTTGTTCTTGATTCACGGTTGCGCCTTACCCGCGATGCGGAAATTCTGCGTCAAGCTACGCCCATCTGGCTGGTGCATAATGGCGAGCCTGACAATGCGCAGCGCCTTCACGATTGGCCTGCCCATGTGCAGGTTATCGCGCTGCCGGCAGCGGATGGTCGTATTGATTTACTGGCGCTGTTAAAAGCGTTGGCGCAACAGCAGTGCAACGAGGTGCTGGTAGAGGCCGGCGCTACCCTGGCGGGCAGCTTCCTGCGTCGCGGCCTGCTGGATGAAGTGATCGTTTATATGGCACCGAAATTGCTCGGCAGCAGCGCCCGACCGCTGTTTGATTTGCCACTGGATACCATGTCGGCAGCATTACCGCTGAAAATACGCGATATCCGGGCCGTCGGCGAAGATTGGCGCATTACGGCTGTGCCTGATATGGAACACTGA
- the minE gene encoding cell division topological specificity factor MinE, with amino-acid sequence MSIFDYLRKKRAPSTASVAKERLQIIVAHERNKRNQPDYLPQMQQEIIDVIRKYININSDQVAVKLDDSENCSVLELNITLPE; translated from the coding sequence GTGAGCATTTTCGATTATTTGCGCAAGAAGCGCGCCCCATCGACGGCTTCTGTCGCCAAGGAGCGATTGCAGATTATTGTCGCGCACGAGCGCAACAAGCGTAATCAACCGGATTATCTGCCGCAAATGCAGCAGGAAATTATTGATGTGATTCGTAAGTACATCAATATCAATTCCGATCAGGTAGCGGTAAAGCTGGATGATTCGGAAAACTGTTCAGTGCTTGAGCTGAACATTACGCTGCCCGAATAA
- the glyA gene encoding serine hydroxymethyltransferase, translated as MFDKSQTIAAFDPDIWNAIQDEDRRQEDHIELIASENYTSPLVIAAQGTQLTNKYAEGYPGKRYYGGCEHVDVIESLAIERAKALFGADYANVQPHAGSQANQAVYAALCSPGDTILGMSLAHGGHLTHGAKVSSSGKYYNAIQYGLNPETGLIDYEEVERLAVEHKPKVIVAGFSAYSQIVDWQRFRDIADKVGAYLFVDMAHVAGLVAAGLYPNPVQIADVTTTTTHKTLRGPRGGLILAKANEELEKKLNSAVFPGGQGGPLMHVIAAKAICFKEAMTPEYKEYQAQVAKNAKAMAKTFIARGINIVSGGTENHLMLVDLIGKPYSGKDADEALGRAHITVNKNAVPNDPRSPFVTSGIRVGTPAITTRGFGETESADLANWICDIFDALEAGTADAVIETVKGKVSALCKRFPVYG; from the coding sequence ATGTTTGACAAAAGCCAGACAATCGCAGCTTTCGATCCGGACATCTGGAATGCTATCCAGGATGAAGATCGTCGTCAGGAAGATCACATTGAGCTGATCGCATCCGAAAACTACACCAGCCCGCTGGTGATTGCTGCCCAGGGCACCCAGCTGACCAACAAGTACGCCGAAGGTTATCCGGGCAAGCGTTACTACGGTGGTTGTGAGCATGTAGACGTTATTGAATCGCTGGCAATCGAGCGTGCCAAGGCCCTGTTCGGCGCAGATTACGCCAACGTTCAACCACACGCCGGTTCCCAGGCCAACCAGGCGGTTTACGCAGCACTGTGTTCTCCGGGCGATACCATTCTGGGCATGAGCCTGGCGCACGGCGGTCACCTGACTCACGGTGCCAAGGTCAGCTCTTCCGGTAAATACTACAACGCTATCCAGTACGGTCTGAACCCGGAAACCGGTTTGATCGATTACGAAGAAGTAGAGCGTCTGGCCGTTGAGCACAAGCCAAAAGTGATCGTTGCCGGTTTCTCTGCCTACTCGCAAATCGTGGATTGGCAGCGTTTCCGCGACATCGCTGACAAAGTCGGTGCTTATCTGTTTGTCGACATGGCGCACGTTGCCGGTCTGGTTGCCGCTGGCCTGTACCCCAACCCGGTGCAAATTGCTGACGTAACCACCACCACCACTCACAAAACCTTGCGCGGTCCACGCGGTGGCTTGATTCTGGCCAAAGCCAACGAAGAACTTGAGAAAAAACTCAATTCTGCGGTATTCCCGGGTGGCCAGGGCGGTCCTTTGATGCACGTTATCGCTGCCAAAGCGATCTGCTTCAAAGAAGCCATGACCCCTGAATACAAAGAATACCAGGCGCAGGTTGCCAAAAACGCCAAAGCAATGGCTAAAACCTTTATCGCTCGTGGCATCAACATTGTTTCCGGCGGTACTGAAAACCACCTGATGCTGGTTGACCTGATTGGCAAGCCGTACAGCGGTAAAGACGCTGACGAAGCACTGGGTCGTGCGCACATTACCGTGAACAAAAACGCCGTACCTAACGACCCGCGTTCTCCGTTCGTAACCTCCGGTATTCGTGTAGGTACTCCGGCCATTACGACCCGTGGTTTCGGTGAAACCGAATCGGCTGACCTGGCTAACTGGATCTGCGATATCTTTGATGCGCTGGAAGCCGGTACCGCTGACGCCGTTATTGAAACCGTGAAGGGCAAAGTATCTGCTCTGTGCAAGCGCTTCCCGGTATACGGTTAA
- a CDS encoding 3'-5' exonuclease has translation MITTRPANSVVVFDFETSGLSPAQGHRTIEVGAVLLENGRITDRFQALMNPGIRIDNFIENYTGITNAMLADAEPAAVVMSRFSDFIEGHNLVAHNASFDQRFLQAELQRLQRTSRHAFSCSLLAARRIYQTAPGHSLAALVAFKQLPQEGDFHRALGDAQMTAHLWLALLDDIHRGYQFSDMTFATMQQLTTIPKRSVLPFFQALRRQKEAQSLPAG, from the coding sequence ATGATAACAACACGTCCTGCCAACTCTGTGGTCGTTTTTGACTTTGAAACCAGTGGCCTCTCACCCGCACAGGGGCACCGCACCATTGAGGTGGGCGCGGTGTTGCTGGAAAACGGCAGGATCACCGATCGTTTCCAGGCGCTGATGAACCCCGGTATTCGCATTGACAACTTCATCGAAAATTACACCGGCATCACCAACGCCATGCTGGCAGACGCCGAACCTGCGGCGGTAGTGATGTCGCGCTTCAGCGATTTTATTGAAGGGCACAATCTGGTTGCCCACAACGCCTCCTTTGACCAGCGTTTTTTGCAGGCAGAATTGCAACGCTTGCAGCGAACCAGCCGACATGCTTTTTCCTGCTCACTACTGGCCGCACGGCGCATCTACCAAACAGCACCCGGCCACAGCCTGGCGGCACTGGTGGCGTTCAAGCAGTTACCGCAAGAGGGCGACTTTCACCGGGCGCTGGGCGATGCGCAAATGACCGCCCACCTCTGGCTGGCGCTGCTGGACGATATTCATCGCGGTTACCAGTTCAGCGATATGACCTTTGCCACCATGCAACAACTCACCACCATTCCCAAGCGCTCGGTACTGCCTTTTTTTCAGGCACTTCGTCGTCAGAAAGAGGCACAATCGCTTCCGGCAGGATAG
- a CDS encoding type 2 periplasmic-binding domain-containing protein, with translation MNKRSSFRRSIACAAVLLLIGCFFNVSQVVADDEIELTWLISPLESEPFQVVISDDPAAPRGIIADILHEALASTPLTLKLIERPFKRIRRELLEGQYDNWISYGSPVWQYQPLLEIGEYVQVPLLTSDYWLISRTQDARDPHDDKAFFQRKVIVINGFDYHPDFHRWVNAQQITLIAAPSPRHALAMLEKKRGDFFLVENWRYLWHVKRYTDNPSAFAGVDVSHIHPSATLFLLVDRRLPAAVRQLLYEQLAAMRQQGRLEAILEAYR, from the coding sequence GTGAATAAGCGCTCTTCGTTCCGTCGTAGCATAGCGTGTGCAGCAGTGCTGTTGCTGATTGGCTGTTTTTTTAACGTCAGTCAGGTTGTTGCTGATGATGAAATTGAACTCACCTGGTTGATATCGCCCCTGGAGTCAGAGCCCTTTCAGGTGGTTATCTCGGACGACCCGGCTGCGCCGCGCGGCATCATTGCCGATATTTTGCATGAAGCTCTGGCATCCACCCCGCTTACCTTGAAATTAATCGAGCGCCCCTTCAAGCGCATTCGTCGGGAGTTGCTCGAAGGGCAGTATGACAACTGGATCAGTTATGGTTCGCCGGTATGGCAGTATCAGCCGCTGCTTGAAATTGGTGAGTATGTTCAGGTGCCGTTGCTGACCTCGGATTATTGGCTGATTTCCCGCACGCAGGATGCGCGTGATCCTCATGATGACAAGGCCTTTTTCCAGCGCAAAGTCATTGTGATTAATGGCTTTGATTACCATCCGGATTTTCACCGCTGGGTGAATGCGCAGCAAATCACCCTGATTGCTGCGCCGTCTCCCCGCCATGCGTTGGCCATGCTGGAGAAAAAGCGCGGCGATTTTTTCCTGGTCGAGAACTGGCGCTATCTCTGGCATGTAAAACGCTACACCGATAATCCCTCGGCGTTTGCCGGGGTAGACGTCTCGCATATCCACCCCTCAGCCACATTGTTTTTGCTGGTTGATCGTCGTTTGCCCGCAGCGGTCCGTCAGTTGTTATATGAGCAATTGGCAGCGATGCGCCAGCAAGGGCGTCTTGAGGCGATTCTCGAAGCCTACCGCTAG
- a CDS encoding c-type cytochrome, with product MKWRVGAGLLLVFILFFWWRHERLLPEDLITGHVEAGSVYFPAQNWDTATREFIAFTSFGSRILPYRWFLALEHADGQRLLRDDDVLSELGFITAPASPLNPDALPIGFSRDLDNLDPREWLGLTCAACHTGQIQVNGKDVRLEGGQALIDYTAFEQALLASLQLTATDTARFSRFISRLGMADVDTQPLRDELQQLIAFFEKRYAINAVEVPYGAGRLDAFGQIFNAIAVEALQQPENIRAPDAPTSFPVLWDASHMDVVQWNGSAPNIEPGPLFQNATTALAVYGKVSVNAHERFYPSSIRLDNLGRIQAHLYQLASPLWPTFAAGDLDAERVGRGEALYQQHCLECHTLVDRRKANRQIKAVLTPLDDIGTDRRMAENFVNARVKTGPLAGKKQWVLVGSAMPEEAATLDVVMHVTVGALMKNPWQTFKAIWQEFAFNALPPSHDNRVYKGRPLNGIWSSAPYLHNGSVPTLYDLLLPPQERPVEFYLGNWDMDVFRVGLKVDSGSFLFDTRLAGNSNSGHEYGIELAHADRLALLEYLKSL from the coding sequence ATGAAGTGGCGAGTTGGCGCCGGATTGTTGTTGGTATTCATTCTTTTCTTCTGGTGGCGCCATGAGCGCTTGCTGCCGGAAGATCTTATAACCGGCCATGTTGAGGCCGGTAGTGTCTATTTCCCCGCCCAAAATTGGGATACAGCCACCCGGGAATTTATCGCCTTTACCTCGTTTGGTTCACGCATTCTGCCTTATCGCTGGTTTCTCGCCCTGGAACACGCCGACGGCCAACGCTTATTGCGTGATGATGACGTATTAAGCGAGCTGGGTTTTATTACCGCGCCGGCAAGCCCATTGAACCCGGACGCGCTGCCCATAGGATTCAGCCGTGACCTCGATAACCTTGACCCGCGCGAGTGGCTGGGCCTGACTTGCGCCGCCTGCCATACCGGGCAAATACAGGTGAACGGCAAGGATGTTCGCCTCGAAGGCGGACAGGCGCTGATAGATTACACTGCGTTTGAACAGGCATTACTGGCGTCACTGCAACTGACCGCAACAGATACTGCTCGCTTCAGCCGTTTTATCAGCCGACTGGGGATGGCCGATGTGGACACCCAACCCCTGCGTGATGAGTTGCAGCAACTGATCGCCTTTTTTGAAAAGCGCTATGCCATCAATGCCGTGGAGGTGCCTTACGGTGCCGGTCGCCTGGATGCCTTCGGGCAAATTTTCAATGCCATAGCGGTGGAAGCCTTGCAGCAGCCAGAGAATATTCGCGCCCCGGATGCGCCAACCAGTTTTCCGGTGCTGTGGGATGCATCGCATATGGACGTGGTGCAATGGAATGGTTCGGCGCCCAATATAGAACCGGGGCCGCTGTTTCAGAACGCCACCACGGCATTGGCAGTGTATGGCAAGGTCAGTGTAAACGCCCATGAGCGCTTTTATCCATCCAGCATCCGGCTGGATAACCTCGGCCGGATTCAGGCGCATTTGTACCAGCTGGCCTCGCCCTTGTGGCCGACATTTGCTGCCGGTGACCTGGATGCCGAGCGGGTAGGGCGCGGGGAAGCGCTTTATCAGCAGCATTGCCTGGAGTGCCACACGCTGGTGGACAGACGCAAAGCCAACCGGCAAATAAAAGCGGTATTAACCCCGCTGGATGACATCGGTACCGACCGGCGCATGGCCGAAAACTTCGTAAACGCCAGGGTGAAAACCGGCCCGCTGGCGGGCAAAAAGCAATGGGTGCTGGTAGGTAGTGCGATGCCGGAAGAGGCTGCCACGCTGGATGTGGTTATGCACGTAACTGTCGGTGCCTTGATGAAAAACCCCTGGCAGACGTTTAAAGCGATTTGGCAGGAGTTTGCCTTTAACGCCTTGCCGCCGAGCCATGACAATCGCGTTTATAAAGGGCGGCCATTGAACGGTATCTGGAGTTCTGCTCCGTACCTGCACAATGGTTCTGTGCCTACCCTTTACGACCTGTTGCTGCCACCACAAGAGCGCCCGGTGGAGTTTTATCTGGGTAATTGGGATATGGACGTTTTTCGGGTGGGGTTGAAGGTGGATAGCGGTTCGTTTTTGTTCGATACCCGCCTGGCCGGTAACAGCAATAGCGGCCATGAATATGGTATTGAGCTTGCGCACGCTGATCGGCTGGCGTTGCTGGAATACCTGAAAAGCCTCTAG
- a CDS encoding RDD family protein: MSQQSDPESPSPSLVSSSERHQAPPLADKKTRFITYVIDCLMLGIMDYILILLVTIVGGTGAVEKLNNVPGLILGIALTLLFYVTQESLLGRTVGKIIMGTRVVDYTGRHPTFSRILLRTFCRFIPFEQFSFLFTDGRGWHDRFSGTYVINTRA; the protein is encoded by the coding sequence ATGTCCCAGCAGTCTGATCCGGAGAGTCCTTCTCCATCCCTTGTTTCCTCATCCGAACGACACCAGGCGCCTCCGCTTGCAGATAAAAAGACACGTTTTATTACTTACGTGATTGATTGCCTGATGCTTGGAATCATGGACTATATTCTGATCTTGCTAGTGACAATAGTGGGTGGTACCGGAGCGGTCGAAAAACTGAATAATGTTCCCGGTCTGATACTCGGTATTGCTTTAACTTTGCTGTTTTATGTCACCCAGGAATCGCTGCTGGGTAGAACCGTCGGCAAAATTATTATGGGCACCCGCGTGGTGGACTATACGGGCCGACACCCGACCTTTTCCCGTATTCTGTTGCGTACCTTTTGTCGGTTTATTCCGTTTGAACAGTTTTCTTTTCTGTTTACTGACGGGCGTGGCTGGCATGATCGTTTTTCAGGGACTTACGTCATTAACACCCGGGCTTGA
- a CDS encoding helicase HerA-like domain-containing protein — protein MSDHRILLGGYPDCQVSLNLPMANRHGLIAGATGTGKTVTLQILAEGFSREGVPVFMADIKGDLSGLAQPGKPHPKVDERIATIGVQGYRSRAFPCVFWDVYGEQGHAVRATISDFGPLLLANFLELNETQTGVLHAAFKIADDQGMLLLDLKDLQAMLNLMKDQRADLEGEYGAMSGSSVAAIQRRLMMLEQQGADQFFGEPALNLQHLMQTTLDGAGVVNIFDATKLIHQPRLYAIFLLWLISELFENLPEQGDSDKPKLVFFFDEAHLLFNGAPKILVEKIEQVVRLIRSKGVGIYFITQSPSDVPDSVLGQLGNRVQHALRAFTPKDQKAVKTAAQTFRANPAFSTEEAITNLGTGEALVSVLNHDGSPTPVERVLIVPPESCIGPLTVEERAAVMARSPYQGLYAQVIDRESAYEILKARAAKQQAVVENKKAEPPAPKGRPRQSTIEAMTKSAARTIGSSLGRQIVRGILGSLFGGKR, from the coding sequence ATGTCAGATCATCGGATATTGCTGGGAGGCTATCCCGACTGTCAGGTTTCACTTAACTTGCCCATGGCCAATCGCCATGGTTTGATTGCCGGAGCCACTGGTACCGGCAAAACGGTCACCCTGCAAATTCTCGCCGAAGGTTTTTCCCGCGAAGGTGTGCCGGTATTTATGGCCGACATCAAAGGCGATCTCTCCGGGCTGGCGCAGCCTGGCAAACCCCACCCGAAAGTCGATGAACGTATTGCTACGATTGGCGTGCAAGGCTATCGCAGCCGGGCATTTCCCTGTGTGTTCTGGGATGTGTACGGTGAGCAGGGGCACGCGGTGCGCGCCACCATTTCGGATTTCGGCCCCTTGTTGCTGGCCAACTTTCTTGAGCTGAATGAAACGCAAACCGGCGTGCTGCATGCCGCCTTTAAAATTGCCGATGATCAGGGCATGTTGCTGCTGGATTTGAAAGACCTGCAAGCCATGCTGAACCTGATGAAAGACCAACGTGCAGATCTTGAAGGTGAATACGGCGCGATGAGCGGCTCCAGCGTCGCGGCGATTCAGCGCCGTTTGATGATGCTGGAGCAACAGGGCGCGGATCAGTTTTTTGGTGAACCGGCATTGAATCTTCAACATCTGATGCAGACCACGCTCGATGGCGCTGGCGTGGTCAATATTTTTGATGCGACAAAACTCATTCATCAACCCCGGCTCTACGCCATCTTTTTGCTCTGGCTGATCTCTGAATTGTTTGAAAACTTGCCGGAGCAGGGCGATAGCGACAAACCGAAACTGGTTTTCTTTTTCGATGAAGCCCATTTGTTGTTTAACGGTGCCCCGAAAATTCTTGTCGAAAAAATCGAGCAAGTGGTAAGGCTGATTCGCTCCAAAGGTGTAGGTATTTATTTTATTACCCAAAGCCCGTCCGATGTGCCGGACAGTGTGCTGGGGCAATTGGGCAACCGGGTGCAGCATGCCCTGCGTGCGTTTACCCCGAAAGATCAAAAAGCGGTGAAAACCGCAGCACAAACCTTTCGCGCCAACCCGGCGTTTTCTACCGAAGAAGCCATTACCAACCTGGGTACCGGTGAAGCACTGGTATCGGTATTGAACCACGATGGATCTCCCACCCCGGTAGAACGGGTTTTGATTGTTCCTCCGGAATCCTGCATCGGGCCGTTAACGGTGGAGGAGCGTGCAGCAGTCATGGCGCGCTCGCCTTATCAGGGGCTTTATGCACAGGTGATTGACCGTGAATCGGCGTATGAAATTTTGAAAGCGCGAGCTGCAAAGCAACAGGCGGTCGTGGAAAATAAAAAAGCGGAGCCGCCTGCGCCTAAAGGTCGGCCTCGCCAGAGCACTATTGAAGCCATGACCAAAAGCGCTGCCCGCACTATCGGCAGTTCGCTGGGCCGGCAAATTGTGCGTGGTATTCTCGGCTCGTTATTTGGTGGAAAGCGTTAG
- a CDS encoding sensor domain-containing diguanylate cyclase → MYKKYSVPGLIGLLLAVGFIGTSLSSYLVSKSQVRHTLVEQGLPQTGDTVYSEIQKEILRPTFIASMMARDTFLREWMLDGETDVTRISRYLHEITESYGMVASFLVSVKTAHYYYPEGILKQVSPNEPRDVWFYRSQLMDSPYEINIDVDLSNRDTVTFFVNHKVFDFNNKLIGVAGVGLTLDSFSRLIDDAQLRFNRTIYFVNDEGVVTAADRGEKSGQLSLSDMTGGADIQAAIRSRSIMPVQLTYQRDGREVIVSSRYIPELNWYLVVEQDDAQDVLPLQRIFYLNLLISLMIMIAVMSSIFYVINRFRRRLENAAATDPMTGLLNRQAFGLVFRQAVAEQARQGGDMAVMLLDIDHFKQVNDSFGHASGDQVIAFVVQHLRQTVREMDMIARWGGDEFFILLKQCNVAQAEKLAEKLCRAVERHPLQMDAGDCSVSVSIGVADYVPGESLSLVFARADKGLYAAKASGRNCVITGE, encoded by the coding sequence GTGTATAAAAAGTACAGTGTTCCAGGTTTGATCGGTTTGTTGTTGGCGGTCGGGTTTATCGGCACCAGCCTGTCCAGCTATCTGGTATCGAAAAGTCAGGTGCGGCACACCCTGGTTGAGCAGGGGTTACCGCAGACCGGCGATACCGTTTATTCGGAAATTCAAAAAGAAATTCTCCGACCTACCTTTATTGCCTCCATGATGGCTCGCGATACGTTTTTGCGCGAGTGGATGCTGGACGGCGAAACAGACGTTACGCGAATATCCCGCTACCTGCATGAAATTACAGAAAGCTACGGCATGGTCGCCAGCTTTCTGGTGTCGGTAAAAACCGCCCATTATTATTACCCCGAAGGAATTCTCAAACAGGTCTCGCCCAACGAACCGCGCGATGTCTGGTTTTACCGTTCGCAACTGATGGATAGCCCTTACGAAATCAATATTGATGTGGATCTTTCCAATCGCGATACCGTTACTTTTTTTGTGAATCACAAAGTTTTTGATTTTAATAACAAGTTGATTGGCGTGGCCGGTGTCGGTTTAACCCTCGACAGTTTTTCCCGATTAATTGACGATGCCCAACTGCGCTTCAATCGCACTATTTATTTTGTCAATGACGAGGGCGTGGTAACCGCTGCAGACCGGGGCGAAAAAAGTGGTCAATTATCCCTGAGCGATATGACCGGTGGTGCCGATATTCAGGCGGCTATTCGCTCGCGTTCTATTATGCCGGTGCAGTTAACTTATCAGCGCGACGGGCGAGAGGTTATCGTCAGCTCCCGTTACATTCCTGAATTGAATTGGTATCTGGTGGTCGAGCAGGATGACGCCCAAGACGTGTTGCCACTGCAGCGTATTTTTTATCTCAATCTGCTGATCAGTTTAATGATCATGATTGCGGTGATGAGCAGTATTTTTTACGTCATCAACCGCTTTCGTCGCCGTCTGGAAAATGCAGCGGCAACCGATCCCATGACCGGTTTATTGAATCGCCAGGCATTCGGATTGGTATTTCGCCAGGCCGTAGCCGAGCAGGCGCGGCAGGGCGGTGACATGGCGGTGATGCTGTTGGACATTGATCATTTCAAGCAGGTTAATGACTCCTTTGGTCACGCCAGCGGCGATCAGGTTATCGCTTTTGTGGTACAGCATCTGCGACAGACGGTGCGCGAGATGGACATGATTGCCCGTTGGGGCGGCGATGAGTTTTTTATTCTGCTCAAGCAATGCAACGTGGCCCAGGCAGAAAAATTGGCAGAGAAATTATGCCGTGCCGTGGAGCGGCATCCTTTGCAAATGGACGCCGGTGACTGCTCTGTCTCGGTCAGTATCGGCGTTGCCGACTATGTGCCAGGAGAAAGTTTATCGCTGGTATTTGCTCGCGCCGACAAAGGTTTGTATGCCGCCAAAGCGTCTGGCCGTAATTGCGTGATAACCGGTGAATAA
- the nrdR gene encoding transcriptional regulator NrdR, with amino-acid sequence MHCPFCSAEDTKVIDSRLVAEGDQVRRRRECLSCHERFTTYEIAELVMPRIIKQDGTRQPFDEEKLRAGLLRALEKRPVSTEDIESSIIQIKHFLQATGEREVKSLTVGEKVMEQLQKLDEVAYVRFASVYRRFKDLNEFRKEIDRLEQQPDSK; translated from the coding sequence ATGCACTGTCCCTTTTGTAGTGCCGAAGATACCAAAGTGATCGACTCACGGCTGGTTGCCGAAGGTGATCAGGTGCGTCGGCGTCGGGAGTGTCTATCGTGCCACGAGCGCTTCACGACCTACGAAATTGCCGAATTGGTGATGCCGCGAATCATTAAACAGGATGGTACCCGCCAACCGTTTGATGAAGAAAAATTACGCGCCGGATTGTTGCGCGCCCTGGAAAAACGTCCGGTCAGCACCGAAGACATTGAATCTTCCATTATTCAGATCAAACACTTTTTGCAAGCTACCGGCGAGCGTGAAGTGAAGTCCCTGACGGTAGGCGAAAAAGTCATGGAGCAATTGCAAAAGCTCGATGAAGTCGCTTACGTCCGCTTTGCATCGGTGTATCGCCGCTTCAAAGATCTCAACGAATTTCGCAAGGAAATTGACCGGCTTGAGCAACAACCTGACAGTAAATAA